GCTCTCCGGGGTTGCCTCCCGCGGAGGGGACCGCATGGAGTGCCTTCGGACGGGCTTCGCCCGGGAAAGGTCGCGATTGAAGCGGGCCTGGGAGGGCGCTGGAGCGCGCCGGGAGGGGTCGGCTCGCTCGCCAGCGGAGACAGCGCTCGCCGCGCTCGACGTGCGGCTCCGACGGGCGCGTGGGACCCTGTGCGCGGCCGCCCGCGCCGCCCGCGATTACGCCAGCACCATGGACTTCTCGAACTTCGGCCCCCAGTGAGACCGGCGCGTCGCGCGGCGAGAGCTTCCCGAGGAGCCGAGGTGTCCGGAACACACCAGAAGACGTCCGGGACAGGGCGCGGTGAGGGCAAGCTCGCGAGATCGCAGCGATGCTGTGTGGGCGTCGGGCTTGCTGAGGGGGCGCGGTGCCCTCTCCGGTCTACGAGCGTCGAAGACCAGAGACGACAACGCTCTATCACGTGGTGCAGGAGAACCTCGACACGCTGTATGGCGCGGTGCAGGACGGGGCCCTCGCGATCGCGTTGCCCAAGTTCGTGAGGAAGGAGCTCGAAGGCTATCTGGCGTGCGGCCTGCTTTGCCACGGCTTCGCACGCCTCAAGTGTGGGAGCTGCGAAGAGACGCGGCTCGTGCCGTTCAGCTGTAAGGGCCGTGGCTTCTGTCCCTCGTGCCTGGGCCGGAAGATGAGCGCCACCGCGGCGCATCTCATCGAGGACGTGCTGCCAGCGGTGGATCTCCGGCAGTGGGTGCTCACAGTGCCTTTTGCGTGGCGAAAGCGCCTCGGGTATGACGGGCCGTTGGTCTCGGCGCTGACGCGGATCTTCGTGCAGACGGTGCTCGGGTTCTACCGTGAGCGGGGCGGTGGATCTCCACGCGGACAGAGCGGAGCGGTGATCGCGGTACAGCGAACCTCTTCCGATCTGAAGCTGAACCCGCACGTGCACGCGGTGTTCCTCGACGGCGCATATCGGGACAAGGGCGAGGAGCTCGACTTTCGCGCGGTCGGGCACCTGTCGACGCGGGACGTGGCGGCGGTGCTGGAGCGTACGCGCGACCGGATGGTGAAGTACCTTCGTCGTCGGGGCCTTCTCCTCGAGGACGGCGACGCGGAGGGCGAGGGCGACGGTCTGGCCGTGCTCGCCGCGTCCGCCGTATCGGGCACGACGCCGCCCGCCGGTCCCGAGTGGCGCCGCGGCGCGCTGCCCTTCGAGAGACGGGGGATGGTGTTCGAGCGACCGCTGTGCGTCGCGCTCGATGGCTTCACGCTTCACGCGGCGACGCGCGCCGGCGGGCACGACGTGGCCGGCAGAGAGGCGCTGTTGAAGTACGTGTTGCGTCCCGCAGTCGCGCAGGAACGGGTGACACGCGGCCCGGACGGACTCGTGAGGATCACGCTCAAGAAGCCCTTCTCCGACGGGACCGTGGCGGTGGACATGGATCCGCTCTCGCTCCTCAGCCGCCTCGCGGCGTCGGTACCCGCGCCGCGCTTTCACACCGTTCGGTACGCGGGCGTGCTCGCGTCGGCGAGCAAGCTCCGGCCCCGTCTCGCCCCGAAGCCCGCGGTGGTCCCACCGGAGAACGCGGCGCCCATGCCCGAGAGGCCGCGTCGAGGCGCCTACCGCCCGTGGGCCGAGCTCCTGAAGAGGACATTTGGGTTCGACGTGCTGACGTGCCCATGCTGCGGGGGGAGCATGAAGCTGCTCGCGATCGTCACCGATCCGAAGAGCGTCGCTCGCTATCTGCGAGGCATCGGCGAGCCGACGGACGTGCCGCAGCGAACCCCGGCTCGTGGACCTCCGTACTGGCAGAGTCGCGTGCTTCGGCGAGGTGCCGGCAGCGTCGAGGCTGCTGAGTAAGACGGGCGCAAGGGGCGCGCGAAGGCCGCGGTGCGCCCGCATGCAGGTTGCTCGGGTTCGGCAACCTCCGTGCCAGGGCCGAAACCGGCTCGGCGCGGCCACCGGCCACCGTGCAGGTGCCTCAAGCCACGCCGTCCCGCCGCCCGCCAGCTTTGGGAAAGTGGCTTGTTTCGCTTACGCTCCTGCGCCCGCCCGGCCTCCGATCCGGACCCCCGGCACCACTGCGCCTCCACGTCCGGATCGCTGGATATCCCCGCCGCCTCCGGCGGCCCGCAGGATGCGGGGGTTGCCCCTAACCGCCCGACGTGACGCCCGGACCGGACGGTACCTCCCGCCACGCCATTCCGGGCGGGTACTGCAGGGGCGGGCGGCGGGTGCGAGCGAGAGACGCGCCAGCCCGCCGGTGCCCTCCAGCGGCCATCATGGGCAGAGCCGTTGGCCAGCCCGCGCGCCCCGCGGGCCCGCTTGAGCATCGCCTGCGACAGGCCGTGCGCCCACGCCTCGGTCGTCTGATCCAGGTACCACTGCGCGTGACAGATCAGGCGCGAGGCGTCGTCCATGAAGGCCAATAGCTGAGGCCGCTTGAAGCTCCCGTCGGCGAGCGCGATGGCGCGCGAGCACTCGTGAAGTCGGCGTGCCAGAGCCCGTGCACCTGGGTCACCTCGAAGCTGCGCCGCTCGCGCGGCTCGAAGGCCTGAACCTCGCCGCGCTTGCGCTTGCGACGACGCTGTTTTGACCATCCCCTGCTGGCGCATGTGACGCGCGATCGTCGCAGGGCTCGGCACCTCGCCTAGCGTCGCGTCCGCCTTCGCCTGCGCCGCGAGGTTCTGGTGGTGAAGCGCGTACGTCCAGCTCGGGTGGGCGCGGTACTGCACGGCGAGCGCCTCCGCAGCGGCCCCGAGCGATGGGCGCGTGCCCGCGTGTGACGGCACCTTGCGCGCGAGCGCGTCGATGGGGTCCGTCTTCGCGTTCTTCGCCGCGTAGTACCAACGCTCGATCGTCGACGCGCCGTAGCGCAGGGACTCTCGCGTCGTCGGGTGCTCCCACCGCCGCGAAGCGAGCGCTTCGACGTGCTCGCGCAGCTCCCCTACGTCCGGTGAAGGCGGGACAGCAATGGCCCCACGATCGTGAAGCGAAACCTCGCCCACTTCATCCGGGCTGACTCGTGGCTCTTGTCGTTCATCTCAGGTCGTCCTCCTGCGCAGGCCCTCCTGCGCGTGTGCGACAACCCTGAAATCAAGACGGTCCGTCTACGACCGTCCCTCTGCGTGCGGTCACCCAACCATCGCCGAACGTGCCCGTTCAGGGGAAACCGTCGCCGTCGTCAGTGGCGCCAGCAGCCGGTGCGTCGTCACCGCGCTCCGCCTCGGTGCCGCGCGCGGACCGCATCAGCGCCACCACCACGTTCGGGGCCACGGCGCCCGACGACACGACCAGCGCCGCGACCAGCAGCGTCACCCTCGCGTCTTGCCTGGACCCGCCCCCAGTAGCTCTCCCAGCGGCTCGTCGTCTGCCGCGACGGGCGCCGGACGTCGACGCGACCGCTGGGGCTGCCCTCGACGCCACTCCGCGCAGGGCCGCCCACGCCACCATGACCCGCATCGCGTACACGAATCGGCCCCAGGAACCGCACCGACGGCGGTGTCGCGCCTCCTGCAGCCACGCACCGAGCAGCACTAGCGACAGCCGCCAATCGTACCGCCCGGCGACGGCCGCCCCTTCGCCGACCCCGCGGACCTTGCGCGGGTAGTTCGCCACGTCCAGCCGCCCCCGCACCCCGGCCGACTGCACCGGGCCCCTCCGCACCGCCCGGGCGCCGCGACGTCGATCTCCAACAGTTTCGCGTGGAACTTGTCCTCGTCCGCGATCTCGCTCACCCTCTCCACCATCCGTCCTCCTCGACTCTCTCAGTCGGAGACGGACCCTCCTGAACTCACCAATGGTGGCGAGTTTTCGGAGGGCCTTGTCCATCGCCCCTCACGAAACGTGTCGCGAACATAAGCGCCCCCTCAGTTCACAGGGGCGTGCTCCGGTAGAACACGCCGCGAACCACGCGATGCTCAACAGAAGCGGATTTTCCCCTCTCCGGGTTATCAGCATAGAGCGGCTGTGGACCATCGCCAAAACGGGCTTTTGCGGCATCGTCGTAGGGTCATCAGCATGGACCGGTATGGACGAGCAAGGCCAACGCGATGCCGTCAAACGTCTGTGTTCCTGGTCGACGTTTGTGTTCGCACGGATCTCGCTGGACGGCCTCGGCGAGGCAGTCGCGCGCGAGCTTCCCTCTCTGCTAGAGCTCGGCCTTGGTCGTTCCTCCTCCGATCGTTTTTGTCATGGTAGTGGCGCTAACCTCACCCCGGCTGACGTCGAACTGATTCGGGCATCGGCTGCGCTCCTAGCCTTGGCCGATGCGACCAGGTTCGTTCCGTTGGGGATCTCGCGGGAGGAAACGCTGCTCCTGCGCCTAATCGCGGGGCACAGGCAGTCGCTCGACGGCAGCGTAGAGGTTCGTCGTCTCCGGGCCGCGCAGATGCACGGTGGGAGATCCAAAGCCCGTGTCTTCATGTTGCAGGGGGAAGAGGGTCGACCGTTCGTGGTGAAACTCGACGAACCGTCGGAGCTTCTCAAGGAACTTCAGCTCCATCAGAACTGGATCGCCGCATGGGAACCGAACGTGACGGATCCAGTCATCTACCATCACGAGGGTCTATCCGGGCTCTCATATCGATTGCAGCCCCACCCCGATGGGACCAACCGCCCGGCGCCGACACTTGAAAACGAGCTCGAGCGTCTGCTCAGTATGGAATGCTTCGATCGAAACGATCTGGGGACAGATGAGGCGTTGATACTCGGTGAATCGCTAGAAGCCGGGATCTCTCGCGCGTCGGAGCGACTGGCCGAGCTAAACAAGCGCCCAGCGAATGGGGGAGGGGTCGTGTTCTGGCTACATTGGCCAGCTGCCGGACTGGCAAGGCGTTCGGTCACCCACCAGGTTATCGGGCACGATGAGCAGTCCTTCGACCTCTCCGCAGTCGTGAACAAGGCCATGGAAGTGCTCGCACCGCTGCACGACAAGGGTGTTGTCCATGGTGACATTCACGGTCGGAACGTCTTGTTGGTTGATCGCCTACCGGCCTTCATCGACTACGCTACCAGTGGCCCAGGCAACCCGTTGGTAGACCTCGTCCGCCTCGACGCAACGGTTCGCCATCTCGTAATGCGCGCGACCGTCGGGGAGAGGGAGCTAGTCGATTTGTTCGTCGCGCTCTACGTGACGGGAACGTCTGCAGCGGACCTTCTCGCGAGTTATCCGACGCTAGCCGCGTCGCCGGCATCCAAGCTCGCTCTAACCACCGCTGCGAAGACCAGATCGTGCGCCCTCGGAGTGGCCGAGAGCTTCCAATGTGGGGTCAGCGAGTATCTCGCCATGGTAGCCGTGATTGCCGCCTACGCGCTCGCGATGCGAGCACCAGGCTCGGCGATCGAGCGCGCGATCTTGGCTGCGGTTGCTCCCGCGCTCATCGGCAGGTCGAGCGCGGGCGCCGCGCTTGGCCCCGCCTGTCCCCCGCCCGTCCCAGCGTGATCTCATACAGAGACGCTTCCGGAGGTGGTGTCCCCGGTGGACCGGAGGCGTCGGTCGCCATCGTGTAGACGAGGTCGCCCGCTGCGTTGGCAAAAATCGCGCTCTGCACGCTGCGCCCTGACCACCCGTTGTGGGCGAACACGGGCGCGCAAAACAGCCCCCCGTCCACGCGGCGCGCTTGCGATGATGGAGCAGGGTCGCTCTCGGTGAGCCTCACGGCGTGAACGGGGTGAACGCCTCGAAGGTGGCCACGGCGCCGAAGGCTTGCCGGTCGGCTCCGCCGGGCACGTACACCTTGCCCCCGATGGCCGCGGCGCCGGTGCCGTGGCGCGGCGATCGCATCGGCGCGAGCTTGGTCCAGCGGTCGGTCGCGGGCTCGTAGCTCTCCACTTGGTCGAACACGCCGCTCGGGCGGCTCGTGTCGCCCTCTCCCCCGGCGACCACTACGCGCGCGCCGACGACGGCCGCCGCGGCGCCGCCGCGCGAAGTAGGCATGGGGGCCCGCGCGCTCCACGTGCGAGTGAGCGTGTCGTAGGCATCTACGCGCGCTGTGTGGCTCGTGATCGCCGCCTGACGGCCGCCGATGAGGTAGACCGTCGTGCCCACGGCGCCGGCCACGAGGTGATCGCTCGGCGCCGGGATGGCGGGGAGATCCTCCCACGTGTCGGCGGTCGTGTCGTAGGCCGAGAACAAAGCCACGGCGCCGCCGCGGAGCCCGCCGGCCACATAGATCTTGGTGCCGACGACCGCCACGCCCGAGGCTCCACGCTCCGCGCCGAGAGGCAGTGACGCGCGGGGTGTCCACGTGTTGGTGGCAGGATCGTAGGCTATCGAGAGGCTCAATGCGCGAAAGGACGACCCGAGCGCCCCCACCACGTAGAGCTTGCCATCCACAGCGGCGGCGTTCGCGTGGTGGAGGGCGTTTGGGAGCGGGGCCGCGCTCGACCACGTGCCCGCGCTGGGGTCGAAGACCTCCACGGCGGCGCTCATCTCGGTCTTCGCGTCGAACCCGCCGATGACGTAAAGCTTCCTGCCGAGCGCCACCACCGCGGTCTCCTGACGGGGGCCGCCCGCGAGCGCCGGCAGCGGGCTCCACGAGCCGCCGTCGCCGCCCGCGTCGCTGGGAGAGGCCGCGTCGACGAGCGGGGCCGGGGCGCCCGCTTCGGAGAGCGTGGGCGTGGGCGAGGTCGCGTCCGAGGGGACGCTCGGGGGGGTGCCCCCGCAGGAGACGACGATGGCGAGCCCGAGCCGCAGGCGAGGTGTCGCCATGAACGTGACGAGCCGTGCGCGAGGGCTGCGCGGGGTTTGCATTCCCCAAGCATCGCACGGGGGCGCGGCGCGCGCCTTTGGCGGGGCTCCGGCCCGGACGGCTGGCCGCCAGCGTGGGTACCGGGCGCGCGGGCCCGCGGCTCACCCAAGCTCGCCTGGATAGACGACCTTGCGCGCCGACCTGCAACGCCGCGCGCTCAGGTCGACGCCGACGGCGTCGAAGCCCATGGCGTTGGCGACGGCGAGCACTCCGCCCTTGCCCGCAGAACGGATCGACGACGACGCGGGTGTTCGTCGCGTCGCGGAGGAACGCGCACGCGAGGCGCGCCGCCGCGAGCCCCATGGCGCCGCTGAACGACATGGCGCCGGCTTCAGGCAGCACGTCCGGGCCCGAGGAGACCCGACACATCGCCCCGAGGTCGAGCCCTGGGCCGCCGAAGGCCAAGAGGTGCGAGTACGCGGCGCGGCCGAGGCCCGGCGTGCCCGCAGGCTTGCGACACACGATCTTGTGGAAGAGCAGCCGCTGCGGCCCGCCCTCCGCGGCGCGCTGCACGAGGTAGGCCTTGTCGACCCACTCACCCGCGTGGCGAATGTCGCTTTGGTAGAACAGAGTCACGCCGTGGCTCGGCACCCAGCGAAGCACGTGCCTCGCCGCGTCCACGAACCACGCCCGCCACTCCGCGAGGGAGAGCTTCGGGGTCTCGGACACGTCGGGCAGGGAGGTGACGACGCTCGTGCCCTCCGCGGCGGGGTTCTCTCGAAGCCAGGCCAAGGCCTCGGCCTGAACGATGCGCCGCTGCGGGGTGTCCACTACCCCTGAATACCATCGCCCCATCGAGAGCGCGCCGGGCGCTCGACCCACGCAAGGAGCGCCTCGTCGGCCGCGCCTCAGGGGGAGGCGCCCGGGAGGCGCACGTGCGCATCGAACCAGGCGAGCACCGCTCCGACGCTCTTGGCGTACCGGACGTCCTTGCGGTGGAGGCAGTTGGTGTCTTCGGCGAGGTAGGTCGTGCCCACGCGGTCGCGGGTCACCACGAGATCCGCGGTCTGGCCGTCGTAGGCGCACAGGTCGGGCATCGGGGGAGGTGTGGAGGGCGAGCCGGGCGTAGGCGGTGGCGGCACGACCGTCGTCGAGGCCACGAACCCGAACCCGAACCCGAACCCGCCGTCTGCCGATCCGCTCGAGGGGTCTGCCGCGCCCCGCTCCGGCGGCGGACCTGCCCACGTTCCTCGTGGGAGCCACGAAGCTCGAGGTGCGCGGTGACACCCTCGGCGCGCCGCCTGGTGCCTCCAACCGCCGGAGCTACCGGCTCGACTTGGCCTCCAACGACGTGTTCGTCACGTTGCCGAACCTGCTCGGCGGCATGAGGTTGAGCGCGGCGGATCGCGACGAGCTCGACGAGCTGTTCGCGCGTGTCGAAGAAATGCCGATCGACACGGGGGGTGCACACCCGACCGCGAGCAGGAGGGACGCCAGGGAGACCAGAGCCAGCTGCGTGAGAGGACGATTGCGCATGCCCTCGCTAAGCTGTGCTGCGCGATGGGCCCGGCGGCCCACGCGCCGCGGTCGCGCGCGAGCGACGTCGGCCTCGGGCGGAGCGCCTGCGCGGCTGGTAGTCTCTTCGGAATGCGCGCTGCTTGGAGCATCCTCGGGCTGACGTTGCTGGCTTGTGGGGGCGCCTCGGCCCTGGTCGGGGATCCCGACGCGAGCCCGCCGGACGGGGGCGCGCCGGATGGAGCGGCGGCGGACGCACGCCTCGAGGTCCCCGACGCGAGCGATTCGAGCGAGGCGGGCGCCGGCGCGGGCGCGAGCCCCGACGCGGACGCGGGCGCCGTGGACGCGGGGGACGCGGGCGGGCGCGTGGCCGTGCTCCCTCGGCCGACCGGCGCGTGCCCGCAGCTCGTCGAGGGCATGATCACTGTCGCGCCCGCGGGCGTCGCGCCTCGAAGGGCCCAGGTGTGGATCTCGACGGCGGCGGCGACGTTGGACGGGCCGGTAGTCTTCTACTGGCACGGCACGACCAACGCGCCAGCGCAGGCCGAGTATGCGCTCGGCCGCGCGCAGATCGACGCGATCTTGGCGCAAGGCGGGGTGGTGATCGCGCCCGAGCACGATCCCGCGGCGGGGATCTTGCCGTGGTTCCTCGCCGACGGCGTGCGTGACGACGATCTCCGCGTGGCCGACGAGCTGCTGGCCTGCGCGGCGATGCGGGTCGGGGTGGACGCGCGGCGGATCCACTCGGTGGGCTTGAGCGCGGGCGGCTTTCACACGAGCGTGATGAGCCTCCGCCGCGCGAGCTACCTCGCGAGCGTGGTGTCGTACAGCGGCGGGCTGACCGCCACGATGGCCCCCACGAGCGATGCGCCCGGCGCGCGCTTCGCCGCGCTGGTGCTGCACGGGGGTGCCGACGACAAGGTGTTCCCCTACGTGCTCCAGACCACCAGCGAGCGCTATGTCGACTTCATCAAGGTGCGAGGTCACTTCCCGGTCCTGTGTGATCATGGGCAGGGGCACGACATCCCCGCGGCGGTTCGGGCCTCGGCGTGGCGCTTCCTTCAGGATCACCCGTACGGCGCGACCCCCTCCCCCTACGCGACCGGCCTCCCGGCGGGCTTCCACCCCTCCTGCGCGCTCGTCCCGTGAGGTGACTTCCCGCCCAGCGCTCTGAGTCGGAAAAAACATCCGCCCGCACCTTGACAGTGGTCGCTGTCACAATCATAACTGTCACCGTGATGACTGGCGCAGCAAACCTCCTCTTCGGCGCTATGCTCCCCTCTCCCGAGATGGCGCGCGAGCGAGCACCGACCCCCCAAGAACCGACCCAGCCCGACGCCTCGGCTCACGCGGCCGAGCGCGAGCTCACGATCGACGAGCTCGCCGAGCAGACCCGCGTGCCGAGCCGCACGATCCGGTTTTACCAGTCGGAGGGCGCGCTCCCGAAGCCGACGATCCGCGGGCGCGTGGCCTACTACAGCCAGGTTCACGTCGAGCGGCTCGCCCAGATCACGCAGCTCCAAGACCGCGGGCTCCGCATCCGGGCCATCCGCGACGTGCTCGAGCGCACCGCGAAGGGTGAGTTCTCGCTCAACGAGTGGATCGGCTCGCACGACCAGCTGTCGTCGCCGTGGGCCTCGGATCGCCCCAAGGTCATGACCGAGGCCGAGCTCGGCGCGGAGCTCGCGGGCAGGCGCCCCGGGCTCCTGGGTGAGCTCGCGAGGGTCGGCGCGGTCGAGCGGCGCGGCGACGCGTACCTCGTCGAGAGCCCCGCGAGGCTCGGCCTCCTGCTCAGGCTAGACGCGGTCGGCATGCCGCTCCACACCGCCGAGGGCGCCTTCGCGCTCATGCAGAAGCAGCTCGGCCGGCTGGCCGACGACCTCACCGCCTACTTCATGAAGAACGCCGACGCGCTCGGCGACGACGTCGACACCACGTACGCCGAGCTCCGTCCGGTGAGCCTCGAGGCCGTGCGGCTCGTGTTCGCTCGAGAAATGGAGCGCTCTCAGCGCAGCGCCACCGAGAGCGGCGCGGCCGCGGTGCTCACGAAACACAAGCGCCAGAAGGCGCGCCGCTAGAGCCGCTCGGCGGCAGCACTCTCGCAGCTCCTCTCGCGGCCTGCTGACGCCGCGTGGCTCGCCTCCCTTTGCCGGCGCGCGCCTCGCGCCCGCGCTCTCTCCCCCCAGAACGCCGCCTCGCGCGGCACGGAGCCTCGCGTCCTCTGCGCGAGGTCGAAAGGCACGCTC
This genomic stretch from Myxococcales bacterium harbors:
- a CDS encoding transposase, encoding MPSPVYERRRPETTTLYHVVQENLDTLYGAVQDGALAIALPKFVRKELEGYLACGLLCHGFARLKCGSCEETRLVPFSCKGRGFCPSCLGRKMSATAAHLIEDVLPAVDLRQWVLTVPFAWRKRLGYDGPLVSALTRIFVQTVLGFYRERGGGSPRGQSGAVIAVQRTSSDLKLNPHVHAVFLDGAYRDKGEELDFRAVGHLSTRDVAAVLERTRDRMVKYLRRRGLLLEDGDAEGEGDGLAVLAASAVSGTTPPAGPEWRRGALPFERRGMVFERPLCVALDGFTLHAATRAGGHDVAGREALLKYVLRPAVAQERVTRGPDGLVRITLKKPFSDGTVAVDMDPLSLLSRLAASVPAPRFHTVRYAGVLASASKLRPRLAPKPAVVPPENAAPMPERPRRGAYRPWAELLKRTFGFDVLTCPCCGGSMKLLAIVTDPKSVARYLRGIGEPTDVPQRTPARGPPYWQSRVLRRGAGSVEAAE
- a CDS encoding aminoglycoside phosphotransferase family protein — protein: MLNRSGFSPLRVISIERLWTIAKTGFCGIVVGSSAWTGMDEQGQRDAVKRLCSWSTFVFARISLDGLGEAVARELPSLLELGLGRSSSDRFCHGSGANLTPADVELIRASAALLALADATRFVPLGISREETLLLRLIAGHRQSLDGSVEVRRLRAAQMHGGRSKARVFMLQGEEGRPFVVKLDEPSELLKELQLHQNWIAAWEPNVTDPVIYHHEGLSGLSYRLQPHPDGTNRPAPTLENELERLLSMECFDRNDLGTDEALILGESLEAGISRASERLAELNKRPANGGGVVFWLHWPAAGLARRSVTHQVIGHDEQSFDLSAVVNKAMEVLAPLHDKGVVHGDIHGRNVLLVDRLPAFIDYATSGPGNPLVDLVRLDATVRHLVMRATVGERELVDLFVALYVTGTSAADLLASYPTLAASPASKLALTTAAKTRSCALGVAESFQCGVSEYLAMVAVIAAYALAMRAPGSAIERAILAAVAPALIGRSSAGAALGPACPPPVPA
- a CDS encoding MerR family transcriptional regulator; the protein is MLPSPEMARERAPTPQEPTQPDASAHAAERELTIDELAEQTRVPSRTIRFYQSEGALPKPTIRGRVAYYSQVHVERLAQITQLQDRGLRIRAIRDVLERTAKGEFSLNEWIGSHDQLSSPWASDRPKVMTEAELGAELAGRRPGLLGELARVGAVERRGDAYLVESPARLGLLLRLDAVGMPLHTAEGAFALMQKQLGRLADDLTAYFMKNADALGDDVDTTYAELRPVSLEAVRLVFAREMERSQRSATESGAAAVLTKHKRQKARR
- a CDS encoding kelch repeat-containing protein yields the protein MQTPRSPRARLVTFMATPRLRLGLAIVVSCGGTPPSVPSDATSPTPTLSEAGAPAPLVDAASPSDAGGDGGSWSPLPALAGGPRQETAVVALGRKLYVIGGFDAKTEMSAAVEVFDPSAGTWSSAAPLPNALHHANAAAVDGKLYVVGALGSSFRALSLSIAYDPATNTWTPRASLPLGAERGASGVAVVGTKIYVAGGLRGGAVALFSAYDTTADTWEDLPAIPAPSDHLVAGAVGTTVYLIGGRQAAITSHTARVDAYDTLTRTWSARAPMPTSRGGAAAAVVGARVVVAGGEGDTSRPSGVFDQVESYEPATDRWTKLAPMRSPRHGTGAAAIGGKVYVPGGADRQAFGAVATFEAFTPFTP